Within the Deltaproteobacteria bacterium genome, the region TGAAAAATTCCCGAAACCGGAAAACCACAAGGCGGGTTGGATTTCAAAACACGAGTCTTACGCGAAACAAAATCCGAGGTTGTGCACGCAATGTCATACAAACGCCATGTTCTGCATTGACTGTCACAAAAGACGCGACACGGTTCAACAAAAAATGCACGGACGCAATTTTCAGTTCTATCATTCCATAGAGGCGAGAGCCAATCCTCGCAAGTGCGACGCTTGCCACAGAATTGAATACTGTCAGCAATGTCACGCAGGAAGGGGTAATTCCAAAAAATGAAACGCATTACATTTTTTATGTTTTTTGGATTCGCCGCTTTTTGTCTGACCGCTTGCGGTGGAACCGCCACCAACGGTGGGGAAGATTACGGTGATCTCCTCGACACTCCCGGTGGCCTTTCACTGAATCAGGCAAAACATTCCATCGGGTGGAGCAAATCCGAATGCACCCTATGCCACAATCTGGATAACATCCATCTGGTCGACCGGACCGGCGTCACCGATATTGTAACCGTCCACAACAACGCGATTCGGGACGGCATAACCGGATGCGCCGCCTGCCACGGCACGAATGGGGTGCCGTAGACCCTTTCCAATAAAGTCTTGCAGTTCACGAAAACATATATTAGAATACATTATTGAGTATGACTTATTCCTTACAACAACGCGAGGTGTTTCATCTTGTTTTCTTGAGACATCTTGTCCGACGCCTCAAGGTTGGGTCCTATGCTCTGAAGGGCGGCACCAATCTGCGTTTTTTTTTCCGCAGTATACGCTATTCAGAAGACATGGATATTGATGTTGCGGGCATTGCGGTGCATTCGCTTCGAGATGCTGTGATGTCTATTTTGTCCGCTCCGTCCCTGCTCGCCGCTCTTCGTCCCCACCGCGTCGAAAAAATCATTCCGCCCAGCATGGCCTCCGCGAAACAAACAGAGACGGTGCAAAGGTTCAAGGTGCATCTCATCAATCAGGCAGGCGAGAATTTGTTCACAAAAGTGGAATTTTCCCGTCGGGGGCTGAAGGCCGGAGCCGTTTCCGGCGGAGCCGTTTCGGAGGCGATAGACGGACACGTTCTTTCCGAGTATCGTCTGCCCCCGCTTATCGTATCGCACTATCCCATTGATCTGGCCGTCCTGCAGAAAATTTCCGCCGTCACCGGTCGTGCGGTTCCCCAAGCCCGTGACATCTTCGATCTCTTTTTGCTTTCCACACAGATGGATGCCTTCACGGCACAAAAGATTCGAAAAAAAATTGCCGATTCCGAAATCAAAAAATCCAGAGATATTATTCTGTCCGTTAGTTTTGAACAATACAGGGACACCGTTTGCGCCTACCTCGACCCAAAAGATGCCGAGTTATACCAGCACCCGGAAAGATGGGAAGAAATCCAGCTTGCGGTTTTGACGATGATGGGAGCGGAGGATTTGTGAAAAAAAATGTGTGGATGGCCGTGCAGGAATTGGACCGGCTTGTTTTCAGCACGCGGGAAATGGCGGCCCTTACCGGAAGCGGGCCCGCTTCTGTCAGCCAGCAATTGGCAAGGCTTGAGGAGAAAGGCGTCGTAACGAGGGTCCTGCGCGGCGTGTGGGCCCTCACCGGAGACAAGCGTTTCAGTCCATTTCTACTGGTGCCGTTTCTTGGCCCTTCGCAACAGTTTTACGTCTCGTTTTTAAGCGCGTTGCACATGCACGGGATGATAAGCCAGATACCTCAGACAATCACTGTCGCAAGCACCGCGCACGGCCGTATTATAAAAACCCCCGTCGCGACATTTGTGATCCACAAAGTGGAACCGGGTTTTTTCAACGGATTTGAGTGGACGCCGTGGATGAAATTTCCCCTCGCGACACCTGAAAAAGCGCTTATGGACTGTCTTTACATTTCTTGCAGACGCGGAAAAAAATACACAGCTTTTCCGGAATTGACCTACCCCAAACATTTCAGTCAAACGAGGGCAAGACACTTGTGCCAAACAATCGGTGACAAACGATTAAAAGCCGCCATCTTAAAAAAACTGAATATTTTGTTAACCAGAATGTAGCCGCTACTTTTTGGTTATTAGGAGCCGCCTTTCCAGTGTTTGTTGCCATCCCCCAGACGTCGTCCTCCCGACCGAAGCCGAACAGGCATCCCCTTATCCAATCCAAGTGCCATATCTAAACGATAAACAGCTGAATCAACTGTTCTTGCATCCTGATTTCGGATCGCGGCATCAAGCTCTGAAAGGAATCCGTCCGCTGTTTCTCTTGCTGGACCAGAAAGCCTGCCAAGTTGTACCGCAAGCCTTTCACGAATAGCCGGCGCCCCTTCCAATATTTTTCTGTCACGTTGCTCCTGTCGGAGCTTATTAGCCGCTTCTTCCATGTGCCTTCTTAGTTCCCTAAGTACAAATTGATGAAATGAAAAATCGTGCGCAGTCATTGCACGCTCAAGGTTGACAATATAGGCGAATGCTTCTTCGGGCGTCAGAAGCCCCGACAAAGTTGGACTATGTCCCCCTCTTAAAATGTCGCAAAATAAGCATGGTAATTTTGCGACGGGTGTAAGTGCAAGTGGCGACGTTTTTGCGCGAGATTGGACAGCATTCCACTTTGCCTCTACGGAAAGCATTTTGAAATCGTCCGGAGGCGAGCCCTCAAAAGCTTCTTTTGGAGGTGTATAACCTGGTGATCTGCCACGAATAAGTTTATCTAAACCCGCGACAAAATTTGCAGTGTTCCTGTTTTCAGTGTTCGTGATTACACTAAGCACCACCCCACGTTCAATTAAAAGTCGCTTTCTCTCTACGTCGAGATCAAGGACCCGTTTATATTCTTTTGCAAGTTGCATTGCTTCTTCGGGTGTAAAAAATCTTTTTCCGGTTTCCCCGGCTATATTCTCTAAATTTTTTTTTAAAAATGGGGCTTGTCGTATAGACTGCATTTCTCGATCGATAAGTGCCCATTTTGCGTCTTCGTTCACTACTCCTTTAAATTCCGGAACCTCCTTGCTAAGATCAATGTCAGTAAGGAGCACCCGAACCACCTTGGGCCTCTGAATCATTTCCTCTATCTGCACTATGCGCTCGAACATCCGAACATGCGT harbors:
- a CDS encoding nucleotidyl transferase AbiEii/AbiGii toxin family protein; its protein translation is MTYSLQQREVFHLVFLRHLVRRLKVGSYALKGGTNLRFFFRSIRYSEDMDIDVAGIAVHSLRDAVMSILSAPSLLAALRPHRVEKIIPPSMASAKQTETVQRFKVHLINQAGENLFTKVEFSRRGLKAGAVSGGAVSEAIDGHVLSEYRLPPLIVSHYPIDLAVLQKISAVTGRAVPQARDIFDLFLLSTQMDAFTAQKIRKKIADSEIKKSRDIILSVSFEQYRDTVCAYLDPKDAELYQHPERWEEIQLAVLTMMGAEDL
- a CDS encoding type IV toxin-antitoxin system AbiEi family antitoxin domain-containing protein, with product MKKNVWMAVQELDRLVFSTREMAALTGSGPASVSQQLARLEEKGVVTRVLRGVWALTGDKRFSPFLLVPFLGPSQQFYVSFLSALHMHGMISQIPQTITVASTAHGRIIKTPVATFVIHKVEPGFFNGFEWTPWMKFPLATPEKALMDCLYISCRRGKKYTAFPELTYPKHFSQTRARHLCQTIGDKRLKAAILKKLNILLTRM